From a region of the Sesamum indicum cultivar Zhongzhi No. 13 linkage group LG3, S_indicum_v1.0, whole genome shotgun sequence genome:
- the LOC105156929 gene encoding uncharacterized protein LOC105156929: MGPLEDEGNRSGDDSRNDNLGADLSDMATQQIDSQFSPGGISESDGAGDFLHLMNTVPVADACLLEDAFETQFVDLAGETQVLDDLEFLNEFTAEVGGVSKCGGTYETQALCDTQLLSQDDSVKIDCSISVGLKSTMDNYIPVQVDNSSGTPSETYSNEGHRSGSICRGFTSIRAASTRASGLAARAKGANHNLCTTSSDKSSLEQQTREQDGSSVVGYMSKSGRENDQECSENEYGEDTEELRNSMKVGCTAVRKLFEEDEVAEVDQSEAGINKTDDNGINQTDDNLNKPDASENCLAGLSYANSQEPGELSQAYALEVVDRFLDLNVMEYDEGFGSRVHHAGKSNVVSAAKGSRDLAKSSILKSTDVECGIYDWDDTREDDGGGDFFLKKKQLFFDKESPKKRCLTEPRKPRYTDVRGGKAGRNNGDGKDQKDAKNKLGDSVYSDSGLMMHKLRAKRKSLYCGEEAVNKDLRKDFDEQLKVVSGPQLADNYSNKDVQDIGNIGPDTQIAAEAMETLCFELHLADGSSNGPNKGAVGTAKPTRKNRMRNRNVHSEQCRKTTYPASVRVTRQAKQIKRTSVDASNGSSLSPKRSKKIRKGHETVLREAEQRTISDVNDFSYHGTESTDQTSEKKSQLEEQLSNSVPVAHRTRKYTELNGSKAAANSFDAAEEINDLISTRVVRKRRTAVKDKNAEMVTREKIKMVGSTGSKSLDRTCVGTLSAANIDRTYNLRGKRSQQEKLFEHKANTQNHGRLKRSREVAASTVNPGSSHLNQLHNGSALSSLDTQSGGMLLHQTIVNGSSRNDSAEHDSNCMDAKASLHDAAGTSTSKQHDEKTDDETSAEGAETNGKAEASPRERCGISSSACVTPATCTTPINNVSPICMGDEYHKQSCRKSLSRFSLIREINNLVTGSPGPYSTMKDSRKRKDITNIKVLFSQHLDVDVTKLQKRILARLGGAVASSMADATHFVADEFVRTRNMLEAIAYGKPVVTHLWLESCGQASCLIDEKNYILRDARKEREYGFSLPGSLSRACQHPLLQGQKVLVTPNTKPGKDILANLVKAVGGLAVERLGRSVLKDEKLPDDLLILSCEEDYDICVPFLEKGGAVYSSELLLNGIVKQKLEYERHRLFADHVKRTRSTIWVKKKNQYLPVTKCK; the protein is encoded by the exons ATGGGTCCTCTTGAAGATGAAGGAAATCGCAGCGGTGATGATTCAAGAAACGACAATTTGGGTGCAGATTTGAGCGACATGGCAACCCAGCAAATCGACAGTCAATTTTCTCCCG GTGGCATTTCTGAAAGTGATGGAGCTGGTGATTTTCTACATCTTATGAATACAGTGCCTGTCGCTGATGCTTGTCTATTGGAAGATGCATTTGAAACTCAATTTGTGGATCTTGCTGGTGAAACTCAAGTCTTGGATGATCTTGAGTTTTTAAACGAGTTCACTGCTGAAGTTGGCGGTGTGAGCAAATGTGGAGGAACATATGAAACCCAGGCTTTGTGTGACACCCAATTATTGTCACAGGATGACTCTGTGAAAATTGATTGCAGTATTTCAGTTGGATTGAAGAGCACAATGGACAATTATATTCCCGTACAAGTTGATAATAGTTCTGGAACACCATCTGAGACATACAGTAATGAAGGGCATCGATCAG GATCCATCTGCAGAGGATTTACTTCAATCCGTGCTGCATCAACTAGGGCCTCAGGTTTGGCAGCCCGTGCCAAAGGAGCTAACCACAATTTGTGTACCACTAGTAGTGACAAATCTTCTCTAGAACAACAAACACGTGAACAAGATGGTTCATCTGTTGTTGGCTATATGTCAAAGTCTGGCAGGGAAAATGACCAGGAATGTAGTGAGAATGAGTATGGTGAAGACACTGAGGAACTAAGGAATTCAATGAAGGTTGGTTGTACAGCTGTGAGGAAGCTTTTTGAAGAGGATGAAGTTGCTGAAGTTGATCAATCAGAAGCTGGCATTAACAAGACAGATGATAATGGCATTAACCAGACAGATGATAATCTTAACAAACCTGATGCTTCTGAAAATTGCTTGGCAGGGTTGAGCTATGCCAATTCTCAGGAACCAGGAGAGTTATCACAAGCCTATGCACTTGAGGTTGTGGACAGGTTTCTTGATCTTAATGTCATGGAATATGATGAAGGGTTTGGCTCAAGAGTCCACCATGCAGGAAAATCAAATGTTGTCTCTGCTGCAAAAGGTTCTCGAGATCTGGCCAAAAGTTCTATCCTCAAAAGCACAGATGTAGAATGTGGAATTTATGATTGGGATGATACTCGTGAAGATGATGGTGGGGGAGACTTTTTCTTGAAGAAGAAACAACTTTTCTTTGACAAGGAAAGTCCAAAAAAGAGATGCCTTACCGAACCGAGGAAACCTAGGTATACTGACGTTAGAGGTGGTAAGGCTGGTCGAAATAATGGAGATGGAAAAGATCAAAAGGAcgccaagaataaattagggGATTCAGTTTACTCAGATTCAGGGTTGATGATGCATAAACTGagagcaaaaagaaaatctcttTATTGTGGAGAAGAGGCAGTCAACAAGGATCTTAGAAAGGATTTTGATGAACAGTTAAAGGTGGTGTCTGGCCCCCAATTGGCagataattattcaaacaagGACGTTCAAGATATAGGAAATATAGGTCCTGATACGCAGATTGCTGCTGAAGCCATGGAGACTCTGTGTTTTGAATTACACTTGGCTGATGGTTCTAGTAATGGTCCTAATAAAGGTGCTGTTGGCACAGCAAAACCTACCAGGAAAAATCGAATGAGGAATAGAAATGTGCACTCAGAACAATGCAGAAAAACAACATATCCGGCTAGTGTTAGAGTTACTAGACAAGCCAAACAGATAAAAAGGACCAGCGTTGACGCAAGTAACGGATCCTCTCTTTCACCAAAACGgtccaaaaaaattaggaagggACATGAAACTGTGCTAAGGGAGGCAGAACAAAGGACGATTTCCGATGTGAATGATTTCTCATATCATGGAACAGAATCAACTGATCAAACTTCTGAAAAGAAGTCTCAGTTGGAGGAGCAGCTTTCAAATTCGGTTCCCGTGGCTCATCGGACTAGGAAATACACGGAATTAAATGGTTCAAAAGCAGCTGCTAATTCATTTGATGCTGCGGAGGAGATAAATGATCTGATAAGCACTCGTGTCGTGAGAAAAAGGAGAACAGCTGTCAAAGATAAAAATGCTGAAATGGTCACCAgggagaaaattaaaatggttGGATCAACCGGGTCTAAAAGTTTGGATAGAACATGTGTTGGTACACTTAGTGCTGCAAATATCGACAGGACATATAATCTACGAGGAAAAAGATcccaacaagaaaaattgttTGAGCATAAAGCCAACACACAAAATCATGGAAGGTTAAAAAGATCAAGGGAGGTCGCTGCAAGTACTGTAAATCCTGGCAGTAGTCATTTGAATCAGTTACATAATGGTTCAGCGTTGTCTTCCTTAGATACACAGTCCGGAGGAATGCTCTTACACCAAACTATTGTCAATGGAAGTTCGAGGAATGATTCTGCTGAACATGATTCTAATTGCATGGATGCAAAAGCAAGTTTACATGATGCGGCTGGCACCAGCACATCTAAGCAGCATGATGAGAAAACTGATGATGAGACATCTGCTGAAGGCGCAGAAACAAATGGCAAAGCAGAAGCATCACCAAGAGAAAGATGCGGAATTTCCTCGTCAGCTTGTGTTACACCTGCCACTTGTACAACACCAATAAACAATGTATCTCCTATCTGCATGGGTGATGAATATCACAAACAGTCTTGCAGGAAGAGCCTATCCAGGTTTTCTCTTATCAGAGAAATTAACAACTTGGTAACTGGCTCACCAGGACCATATAGCACAATGAAAGACTCAAGAAAGAGGAAAGATATCACAAACATCAAAGTGTTGTTTAGTCAACACCTGGATGTGGATGTTACCAAGCTGCAGAAAAGG ATATTGGCTCGGCTGGGCGGTGCGGTTGCGTCCTCTATGGCAGATGCCACACATTTTGTGGCTGATGAGTTTGTACGCACTAGGAATATGCTAGAAGCAATTGCCTATGGGAAACCGGTGGTTACTCACTTATGGCTTGAAAGTTGTGGACAAGCTAGTTGTCTTATCGatgagaaaaattacatacttAGAGATGCAAGGAAGGAAAGGGAGTATGGCTTCTCTTTGCCAGGTTCTCTCTCAAGAGCATGTCAGCATCCTCTTTTACAG GGACAAAAAGTATTGGTCACCCCAAACACTAAGCCTGGTAAGGACATTCTAGCAAATTTGGTCAAGGCGGTTGGTGGTTTG GCGGTTGAGAGACTTGGCAGATCTGTATTGAAAGATGAAAAACTTCCAGACGATCTTCTGATTCTGTCCTGTGAAGAAGACTATGACATCTGTGTTCCTTTTCTTGAGAAAG GTGGAGCTGTCTACAGTTCAGAGCTGCTGTTGAATGGAATCGTTAAACAGAAGCTAGAGTATGAAAG GCATCGCCTCTTTGCTGACCATGTCAAAAGGACTCGTTCCACAATATGGGTGAAAAAGAAGAACCAATATCTTCCTGTAACGAAATGCAAATAA
- the LOC105156930 gene encoding uncharacterized protein LOC105156930, with amino-acid sequence MKFLDWYLKIGVVSALIGGSMELFMIKTGFYDKVTVLESEKRAWESTPEAQAIREALNPWRDHDKQTRKSS; translated from the exons ATGAAGTTCTTGGATTGGTACTTGAAAATAGGAGTTGTTTCAGCGTTGATTGGAGGTTCCATGGAGCTTTTCATGATCAAAACGGGCTTCT ATGATAAAGTGACAGTTTTGGAGTCAGAGAAGAGGGCTTGGGAGAGTACCCCTGAAGCTCAGGCCATTCGAGAAGCTCTCAATCCTTGGAGAGATCACGATAAGCAGACAAGAAAGAGTTCCTAG
- the LOC105156931 gene encoding U1 small nuclear ribonucleoprotein C, giving the protein MPRYYCDYCDTYLTHDSPSVRKQHNAGYKHKANIRAYYQKFEEQQTQILIDQKIKEHLGQAAAYQQIGAAYNQHLAAYPGGRPRLPIPPPMLPIPGAMPLAPGVRPPVLPVPVPGYGAAPLGPMQPQPGSSLPLPPGGAPAPPSTSAPPPVPGGGPPPSSSGVLPPATQMFNANPTGTTAATATPGGYSYPQTSQTSN; this is encoded by the exons ATGCCACG GTACTACTGTGATTATTGCGACACTTACTTGACCCATGATTCT cCTTCCGTCAGAAAGCAGCATAATGCTGGTTACAAACACAAG GCAAATATAAGGGCTTATTACCAGAAGTTTGAAGAACAGCAAACACAGATTTTGATTGATCAGAAGATCAAGGAGCATCTTGGGCAGGCGGCAGCATACCAACAAATTGGTGCAGCTTATAACCAACATCTTGCTGCTTACCCTGGAGGACGACCACGCCTGCCTATACCACCTCCAATGTTGCCTATTCCAGGCGCAATGCCGCTGGCCCCTGGTGTAAGACCACCTGTTTTGCCAGTTCCTGTTCCTG GTTATGGAGCTGCTCCACTGGGGCCAATGCAGCCCCAACCTGGTTCTTCTTTGCCCCTACCACCGGGTGGGGCTCCAGCGCCACCAAGTACAAGTGCCCCTCCACCAGTTCCAGGAGGAGGCCCACCCCCTAGTTCTAGTGGTGTTCTTCCCCCTGCTACACAAATGTTTAATGCTAATCCCACTGGAACTACTGCTGCTACTGCAACTCCAGGGGGCTATTCTTATCCACAAACCTCCCAGACGAGTAATTGA